In Rhodococcus sp. OK302, one genomic interval encodes:
- a CDS encoding GNAT family N-acetyltransferase, producing the protein MTTHPLAPLWPPHGVTISCGPISLESVKDEHLPELDALIRAGIHPAGQMPFVVPWTTGTPDEVSRRFMQYHWSIRGSMTPTAWTFETVIRIDGTIVGCQGLSTKNFPETRTGETGSWIGQEFQGRGLGTLARQSMCAFAFDHLGATRITSTSFADNPASLTVSRKIGYHDAGSMDRLTDSGRMTVQQFLTLDPPGFVRPLEPVVVRGSEAIRSMLEIV; encoded by the coding sequence ATGACAACCCATCCTTTGGCGCCGCTCTGGCCGCCGCACGGTGTCACGATTTCATGCGGACCGATCAGCCTCGAATCGGTGAAAGACGAGCACTTACCCGAACTCGACGCACTGATTCGAGCCGGCATCCATCCGGCTGGCCAGATGCCATTTGTCGTGCCGTGGACCACCGGGACACCTGACGAAGTATCTCGACGATTCATGCAGTACCACTGGTCGATTCGCGGGTCGATGACTCCCACAGCATGGACATTCGAAACCGTCATTCGAATCGACGGCACGATAGTGGGCTGCCAAGGGTTGTCTACCAAGAACTTTCCGGAGACTCGTACTGGCGAAACCGGGTCGTGGATCGGGCAGGAATTTCAGGGACGTGGTCTCGGCACTCTCGCCAGGCAATCGATGTGCGCGTTCGCTTTCGACCACCTGGGCGCCACCCGAATCACCTCGACCTCGTTTGCCGACAATCCTGCATCGCTCACCGTGTCCCGGAAAATCGGCTACCACGACGCGGGAAGTATGGACCGGCTAACCGATTCCGGCCGGATGACGGTGCAACAATTCCTCACCCTGGATCCCCCGGGTTTTGTGCGACCACTGGAACCCGTCGTCGTTCGCGGTTCCGAGGCTATTCGATCCATGCTTGAGATTGTGTGA
- a CDS encoding nitroreductase family protein has product MNEFPVLDLTPDELLTTTRTVRKRLDLTRPVPLDLIKECLEVALQAPSGSNRQGWQWVVVTDPDLRASVGQIYKEVTDEYLVSQGSAAKLFSDNPERASVQQRVGTSVEWLGNHMGDVPVLLIPCIKAGKTLPAGNQAGLWGSLLPAVWSYALAARARGLGTAWTTLHLQREAEVAELLGIPEGVHQGALIPTAYFTGETFKLAAREPIDNILHVDRW; this is encoded by the coding sequence ATGAACGAATTCCCGGTTCTGGACCTGACTCCCGACGAATTACTGACGACGACGCGAACAGTACGGAAGCGACTGGACCTCACGCGGCCGGTCCCGTTGGATTTGATCAAGGAATGCCTCGAGGTTGCGCTGCAGGCCCCGTCGGGATCGAATCGGCAAGGGTGGCAATGGGTAGTGGTCACCGACCCGGATCTGCGCGCCAGTGTCGGGCAAATCTACAAAGAGGTTACCGACGAATATCTGGTGTCACAGGGCTCGGCGGCAAAGCTGTTCAGCGACAATCCTGAGCGGGCTTCGGTGCAGCAACGCGTCGGAACCAGCGTCGAGTGGCTCGGTAACCATATGGGTGACGTTCCGGTGCTCCTGATTCCGTGTATCAAGGCCGGCAAGACCTTGCCTGCCGGAAACCAGGCAGGTTTGTGGGGATCTCTGCTTCCCGCTGTGTGGAGTTACGCATTGGCGGCGAGAGCCCGCGGTCTGGGAACCGCGTGGACGACCTTGCATCTGCAGCGAGAAGCTGAGGTCGCGGAACTCTTGGGCATCCCGGAAGGCGTCCATCAGGGTGCGTTGATCCCGACGGCCTACTTCACCGGAGAGACGTTCAAACTGGCGGCCCGTGAACCCATCGACAACATCTTGCACGTAGACCGATGGTGA
- a CDS encoding RNA-guided endonuclease InsQ/TnpB family protein produces MATGVVKRAYKYRFYPTDGQAQQLARTFGCTRYVYNRALAERSHAWQQEQRRVSYGDTSKMLTGWKREPDTTWLAEPSKGPLQEALRQLQGAFDKFWRGQNRYPKFKKKGVSKDSATYFSNCFTYRGGVIRLAKQAEPLDIRWSRPLPDGAVPSQVTVSRNSRGQYHISILVETEIASLLSTEQTVGVDAGITSLFTLSTGEKIDNPRHEAKDRVRLAKAQRALAKKQKGSANRAKARLKVAKIYGRVADRRRDHLHKLSTRLVRENQVIAVETLSAANMLKNRSLSRAISDAAWSEFRSMLDYKADWYGRRVVAIDRFYPSSKTCSVCGVVVESLPLDVREWTCRCGAVHDRDVNAAINILAVGLAVSACGDGVSPLLV; encoded by the coding sequence ATGGCTACGGGGGTGGTGAAGCGGGCATACAAGTACCGTTTCTATCCGACGGACGGTCAAGCGCAGCAGCTTGCCCGCACGTTCGGATGCACTCGTTACGTCTACAACCGTGCGCTCGCGGAGCGCTCGCACGCGTGGCAGCAGGAGCAGCGTCGTGTCTCGTACGGCGATACGTCGAAGATGCTCACCGGCTGGAAACGCGAGCCGGACACCACGTGGTTGGCGGAACCGTCGAAAGGCCCACTGCAGGAAGCCTTGCGACAGTTGCAGGGTGCGTTCGACAAGTTCTGGCGGGGGCAGAACCGGTATCCGAAGTTCAAGAAAAAGGGTGTCTCGAAGGATTCGGCAACATATTTTTCGAACTGCTTCACCTACCGGGGCGGTGTCATTCGGTTGGCGAAACAGGCCGAACCCTTGGACATCCGATGGTCGCGACCGCTACCGGACGGTGCCGTCCCTTCGCAGGTGACGGTGTCCCGTAATTCTCGTGGGCAGTACCATATTTCGATTCTCGTCGAGACCGAGATCGCCTCACTGCTGTCGACGGAACAGACGGTGGGCGTCGATGCCGGAATCACGAGCCTGTTCACGCTCTCGACGGGGGAGAAGATCGACAACCCGCGTCATGAGGCGAAGGATCGTGTCCGGTTGGCGAAAGCGCAACGGGCGCTGGCGAAAAAACAGAAAGGATCCGCGAACCGGGCGAAGGCCCGGTTGAAGGTCGCGAAAATCTATGGGCGTGTTGCTGATCGGCGACGCGACCATCTGCATAAACTCTCCACTCGGCTGGTGCGCGAAAATCAAGTGATCGCCGTCGAGACGTTGAGTGCGGCGAACATGCTGAAGAACCGCAGTTTGTCGCGGGCGATTTCGGATGCGGCGTGGTCGGAGTTCCGGTCGATGCTCGACTACAAAGCCGATTGGTACGGGCGGCGGGTGGTGGCGATCGACCGGTTTTATCCGTCGTCGAAGACCTGCTCGGTGTGTGGGGTTGTGGTCGAGTCGTTGCCGTTGGACGTTCGGGAGTGGACGTGCCGGTGCGGAGCCGTTCACGATCGGGATGTCAATGCTGCGATCAATATTTTGGCCGTCGGACTGGCGGTGTCGGCCTGTGGAGATGGTGTGAGTCCTCTTCTCGTGTAA
- a CDS encoding MFS transporter → MWTVTTEKPVQSGERRVDGRLSKGVVAAYAAGSIGTGGFGVLPGLVLAYYLTDTLGVAAGLASLVVIVPKIADVLIDPLIGTISDRSSHRTGTRVPLMLVGSFALPLLFILTFAAPVSGGSGVGAAWVLVFFLLAASAYSLFQVPYIALPTELTGDYHERTRLISVRIAVLALAILLIGGGGPALRNVAGGGAEGYLVMAVGVSAVMCGAMLWAVYGAATRTVTRADAPVGSLLSQYRDGFDAIRSTRSFRLLVIVFVLQALATAVMLAGAQYLATYVMGNEDAITGLFAALVGPALLIMPLWYRYSRRHGKLRGYVVSSIIFVVATLLLACAAFGSGVWIYGAVGLAGVGYAGMQVFPLAMLPEAIEDDARIGGRQRGGSLSGIWTAAETAGLALGPAVFLLFLASTGFVSSQAGKAVDQPDSAITGIALGFSVAPAVLVMISLAVLRAYNTQENDDRH, encoded by the coding sequence GTGTGGACGGTGACCACAGAGAAGCCCGTGCAGAGCGGTGAGCGCCGAGTCGACGGACGGCTGTCGAAGGGTGTTGTTGCTGCATATGCCGCCGGAAGTATCGGGACCGGAGGTTTTGGTGTGCTTCCGGGGTTGGTACTGGCGTACTACCTGACCGACACTCTCGGTGTGGCGGCCGGATTGGCGTCGTTGGTGGTAATCGTTCCGAAAATTGCGGACGTCCTGATCGATCCGTTGATCGGAACCATCAGTGATCGAAGTTCACATCGAACCGGTACCCGCGTGCCACTGATGCTGGTCGGGTCGTTCGCCCTTCCGCTGCTGTTCATCCTTACCTTTGCGGCACCGGTATCCGGCGGCTCCGGCGTCGGAGCCGCCTGGGTACTGGTGTTCTTTCTTCTGGCGGCAAGCGCGTACAGCCTTTTCCAGGTGCCGTACATTGCCCTACCCACCGAATTGACCGGTGACTATCACGAGCGCACCCGCCTGATCTCCGTCCGAATAGCCGTGCTGGCCTTGGCAATTCTGTTGATCGGCGGAGGTGGCCCCGCGTTGCGCAACGTAGCGGGCGGGGGAGCGGAGGGTTATCTGGTCATGGCTGTGGGTGTATCCGCAGTGATGTGCGGCGCGATGCTGTGGGCTGTGTACGGCGCCGCAACTCGCACCGTGACTCGTGCCGACGCTCCGGTGGGTTCGCTTCTCTCGCAATACCGCGACGGGTTCGATGCAATTCGCAGCACTCGATCGTTCCGCCTGCTCGTGATCGTTTTTGTTCTTCAAGCTCTCGCGACGGCGGTGATGTTGGCTGGGGCTCAGTATCTCGCTACCTACGTAATGGGAAACGAAGATGCCATCACCGGATTGTTTGCGGCCTTGGTCGGACCGGCCCTGCTCATCATGCCGCTGTGGTATCGCTACTCGCGTCGCCACGGCAAACTTCGCGGCTACGTTGTGTCGTCGATCATCTTTGTTGTGGCGACACTGCTTTTAGCCTGTGCAGCGTTCGGCAGCGGAGTCTGGATCTACGGCGCCGTCGGGTTGGCCGGCGTCGGGTACGCCGGTATGCAGGTTTTCCCGTTGGCGATGCTTCCCGAGGCGATCGAGGACGACGCCCGGATCGGTGGACGTCAGCGAGGCGGTTCGTTGAGCGGAATCTGGACTGCCGCTGAAACGGCAGGCCTCGCGCTCGGGCCGGCGGTGTTCTTGCTTTTTCTTGCGTCGACAGGCTTCGTGTCCTCGCAGGCCGGAAAGGCCGTGGACCAACCGGATTCGGCGATCACCGGGATCGCACTGGGCTTCTCGGTGGCGCCGGCTGTTCTGGTGATGATCAGCCTTGCAGTACTGCGCGCCTACAACACACAGGAGAACGATGACCGCCACTGA
- a CDS encoding LysE family transporter: MSWHVWLAFFGASWVISLSPGAGAIASMSSGLAVGLRRGYWNILGLQLGLLLQIGIVAAGVGAILANSTVAFSIIKWFGVAYLVYLGIRQWRSAPTEVTTDESAAVSSGPMMMFRGFLVNASNPKAVVFMLAVLPQFLDPGRPLVPQYLIIAATMCVVDVIVMTGYTGLAARVLRLMRSPKQQKTTNRVFAGLFFGAAGFLSSIGRAVA, encoded by the coding sequence ATGAGTTGGCATGTGTGGTTGGCATTCTTCGGCGCAAGCTGGGTCATCAGCTTGTCCCCCGGCGCCGGTGCGATCGCCTCGATGTCATCGGGTCTTGCCGTCGGCCTACGCCGCGGCTACTGGAACATTCTCGGACTGCAACTCGGCCTACTCCTTCAGATCGGAATCGTCGCAGCCGGCGTCGGTGCAATTCTTGCCAACTCGACCGTCGCCTTCTCGATCATCAAATGGTTCGGCGTCGCCTATCTGGTGTACCTGGGTATTCGCCAATGGCGGTCTGCACCCACCGAGGTAACCACCGACGAGTCAGCTGCGGTCAGTTCCGGCCCGATGATGATGTTTCGAGGTTTCCTGGTCAACGCCAGCAATCCCAAAGCGGTAGTTTTTATGCTCGCGGTGTTGCCTCAGTTCCTCGATCCGGGCAGGCCGCTGGTCCCCCAGTACCTGATCATCGCGGCAACGATGTGCGTCGTCGATGTCATCGTGATGACCGGATACACCGGCCTCGCAGCACGGGTCTTGCGGCTCATGCGGTCACCGAAACAGCAGAAGACCACCAACCGTGTTTTTGCCGGCCTGTTCTTCGGTGCAGCCGGTTTCCTCTCGAGTATCGGTCGCGCGGTGGCCTGA
- a CDS encoding dihydrofolate reductase family protein, translated as MVNLNYMAICSLDGYVADAEGNFDWAAPDEEVHAFVNDLERDVGTYLLGRRMYETMSVWESMEGFDSSPVTDDYGRIWRGADKIVYSTTLPAPMTARTRLGRTFDQ; from the coding sequence ATGGTGAACCTCAACTACATGGCGATCTGCTCGCTGGACGGGTACGTCGCCGACGCCGAGGGGAATTTCGACTGGGCAGCACCGGACGAGGAGGTGCATGCGTTTGTCAACGACCTCGAACGGGACGTGGGCACCTACCTGCTCGGGCGCAGAATGTACGAGACGATGTCTGTGTGGGAGTCGATGGAAGGATTCGATTCATCGCCTGTCACAGACGATTACGGTCGGATTTGGCGGGGAGCCGACAAAATTGTGTACTCCACGACGTTGCCGGCCCCGATGACGGCTCGCACCAGGCTCGGGCGGACGTTTGATCAATGA
- a CDS encoding SAM-dependent methyltransferase, producing MTGAATKILTVFEELVGTELPISVCCWDGSQAGPPDAAARVHFRNRRALRRVLYSPDELGLARAYVSGDLDIDGDIFALLDVPDLVSRIGDHRISEMSAGAVLRTGATLVGLGALGLPPKPPSIEMRRKPGRRHSRSRDSETVSHHYDVGNAFYELFLGPSMVYSCGYWPTGTQTLEDAQRGKLDLICRKLGLKPGMRLLDVGCGWGSMALHAAQNYGVEVVGVSLSHEQVEYAKGRVSDAGLTDRIEIRVQDYRDVDDGPYDAISSIGMSEHVGLANLQTYTAKLYGLLKPEGRLLNHAIASVKSLPDKVVDGRSFIDRYIFPDGEILSLSKTVDALERSGFETRDSESLREHYALTLRAWVANLRENWDAAVGEVGAPRVRTWLLYLAASALGFEEAHRLTIHQVLAVKPGARGTSGMPKSREGWSL from the coding sequence GTGACTGGAGCCGCAACCAAGATTTTGACAGTGTTCGAGGAATTGGTGGGCACGGAACTGCCGATTAGTGTGTGTTGTTGGGACGGGTCGCAGGCCGGTCCACCCGACGCGGCAGCTCGGGTCCATTTCCGCAACCGGCGTGCGCTGCGGAGAGTGCTCTATTCGCCTGACGAACTTGGTTTGGCCAGGGCATATGTATCTGGCGACTTGGACATCGACGGCGACATTTTTGCGCTGCTCGACGTGCCGGATCTGGTCTCGCGGATTGGTGATCACAGAATTTCGGAGATGTCGGCGGGCGCAGTCCTGCGAACCGGCGCCACCTTGGTCGGATTGGGCGCGTTGGGGTTGCCGCCGAAACCTCCGTCCATCGAGATGCGGCGCAAGCCAGGTCGGCGGCACAGTCGATCTCGCGACTCGGAGACCGTCTCGCATCACTACGACGTCGGAAACGCTTTCTACGAACTGTTTTTGGGTCCGAGCATGGTGTATTCATGCGGGTATTGGCCCACCGGGACGCAGACGCTCGAGGATGCCCAACGCGGAAAGCTTGACCTTATCTGCCGCAAACTGGGATTGAAGCCCGGGATGCGACTACTCGATGTCGGCTGCGGGTGGGGATCGATGGCGTTGCATGCGGCGCAGAACTACGGCGTCGAGGTCGTCGGGGTGTCGCTCAGTCACGAACAGGTGGAGTACGCGAAAGGGCGGGTATCCGATGCGGGACTGACGGATCGGATCGAAATCCGGGTGCAGGATTACCGCGACGTCGACGACGGGCCGTACGACGCGATTTCGAGTATCGGTATGTCGGAGCACGTCGGTTTGGCAAATTTGCAGACCTACACCGCTAAGTTGTACGGCTTGCTGAAACCGGAGGGCCGTTTGCTCAATCACGCGATTGCTTCGGTGAAATCATTGCCGGACAAGGTTGTTGACGGACGCAGCTTCATCGACCGGTACATCTTTCCCGACGGTGAGATTCTTTCGTTGAGTAAAACTGTTGACGCTCTGGAACGTTCGGGATTCGAGACTCGGGACAGTGAGTCGCTTCGCGAGCACTACGCACTGACGCTGCGTGCGTGGGTGGCGAACCTTCGGGAGAACTGGGACGCCGCTGTCGGGGAGGTAGGTGCTCCACGTGTCCGTACTTGGCTGCTGTATCTCGCGGCGAGTGCGCTCGGCTTCGAGGAGGCCCATCGACTCACCATTCACCAAGTGCTGGCCGTCAAGCCAGGCGCCCGGGGCACGAGTGGGATGCCGAAATCGAGGGAAGGATGGAGCCTGTGA
- a CDS encoding lipase family protein translates to MALLVAVPLTAQAQSSPNENFYNADADDVGTPGSVIRTQPLPLAGALAGIPGVGTRVLYSSTDTHDAEVAVSGSYLEPAANWAGPGPRPTVVIGPGTQGQGDQCAPSKMFPTAGQWDPATGSFGVNYEAAFAFAFLTQGIRVLVTDYIGLGTPGVHTYVNRSEEAHAMLDGARAALKVAHANPNDPIALWGHSQGGGATAAATELAPEYAPDLNLVGSYASAPPADLARVLRHIDGTGLMAAIGYTINGVTDRYPAARAAIESRLNDYGRSVLADVSGQCLIDSRTKYGKQSTASWTVDGRPLADVVESVPEILQVIEEQRIGRRTPTSPILVNGAINDDFIPYEQTRQLVDDWCSRGASATLFTDTLPAVNQGSGNNHLAPAVADFGVGMAYVLDRFNGKPVVGACNL, encoded by the coding sequence ATGGCGCTGTTGGTGGCAGTGCCACTGACCGCGCAGGCTCAGTCCTCGCCGAACGAGAACTTCTACAACGCAGACGCCGATGACGTGGGCACTCCCGGTTCGGTGATCCGGACGCAGCCACTTCCGCTTGCCGGCGCTCTCGCCGGTATCCCCGGAGTTGGTACGCGCGTGCTGTATTCGAGCACCGATACCCATGATGCCGAGGTTGCAGTATCGGGTTCCTATCTCGAACCGGCTGCCAACTGGGCTGGGCCCGGTCCACGTCCGACGGTAGTGATCGGTCCCGGAACCCAAGGCCAAGGCGATCAGTGTGCGCCGTCGAAGATGTTTCCCACGGCGGGTCAATGGGACCCTGCGACAGGAAGTTTCGGCGTCAACTACGAGGCGGCTTTTGCTTTCGCATTCCTGACTCAGGGTATCCGGGTCTTGGTCACGGACTACATCGGACTCGGTACTCCAGGGGTACACACGTACGTCAATCGAAGTGAAGAAGCGCACGCCATGCTCGACGGCGCCCGGGCAGCACTCAAAGTCGCGCACGCGAACCCGAATGACCCGATCGCACTGTGGGGCCATTCGCAGGGCGGGGGAGCGACCGCGGCGGCGACGGAACTTGCACCTGAATATGCGCCGGACCTGAATCTGGTGGGTAGTTATGCGAGTGCACCGCCTGCAGATCTGGCACGCGTTCTCCGGCACATCGACGGTACCGGTTTGATGGCCGCGATCGGATACACGATCAACGGCGTGACGGACCGGTATCCGGCGGCTCGAGCGGCCATCGAATCGAGGTTGAACGACTATGGTCGATCGGTACTGGCCGATGTGTCCGGCCAATGCCTGATCGATTCGAGAACCAAATACGGAAAGCAGTCGACAGCGTCGTGGACGGTCGATGGTCGACCCCTCGCAGACGTGGTCGAGTCGGTGCCCGAGATCTTGCAGGTCATCGAGGAACAACGCATCGGACGACGCACTCCGACGTCGCCGATTCTGGTGAACGGCGCGATCAATGACGATTTCATTCCGTACGAGCAGACGCGTCAGCTCGTTGACGACTGGTGCTCGCGTGGTGCGTCGGCAACGTTGTTCACGGATACCCTGCCTGCGGTCAATCAGGGAAGCGGAAACAACCACCTGGCGCCTGCCGTGGCGGACTTCGGGGTCGGGATGGCCTACGTGCTCGATCGGTTCAACGGTAAGCCGGTTGTTGGTGCCTGCAATCTATGA
- a CDS encoding pyridoxal phosphate-dependent decarboxylase family protein — MTATETTSIESRSAEVLERLRSLREDDAPTHGGRVLSYVYDSGLAALDQLATDAAGLVQPVNGLDPTVFPSTAVMERELVGFARGFLHGDDEVVGNVTSGGTESCILAVKAARDLRGLPPGQGSLVLPTTAHAAFHKAAHLLGLALVLVPVDPESGRVAAADIEEALRDDTVLIVASAPSYPFAALDPIIEIAEVARIQSIPLHVDACIGGLALPWWGELPAWDFRVPGVTSISADLHKYGYSPKGASVILYRGRDLHRKQYFGLTSWPGYPVVNPTLMGSKSVAALAGAWAISQVLGESGYAELVQQAKRATDSLVAVVGTIEGLRVVGTPVGPLFAVAADESVSVDRRVDPHRWVTAVGARGFVLQGQPASTQPDGTALPRTTHLTITPVTESVLDELSSALTVGADEVRGLPAAGPPPALAELAVAFERGDVSVDDVLALPSEAVAAALASAGLDPKSSGDSPLDMAAVLAAVESLPREVTTRLLVEFLAGLVEP; from the coding sequence ATGACCGCCACTGAAACAACATCCATCGAGAGCCGGTCCGCCGAAGTACTCGAGAGACTTCGTAGCCTCCGTGAAGACGATGCTCCCACCCACGGCGGTCGGGTCCTGTCGTATGTCTACGACAGCGGATTGGCTGCACTGGATCAGTTGGCCACGGATGCGGCCGGACTCGTGCAACCCGTCAACGGCCTGGATCCCACGGTGTTCCCGTCCACAGCAGTGATGGAACGCGAACTCGTAGGATTCGCTCGTGGATTCCTCCACGGCGACGACGAGGTGGTCGGCAACGTCACCAGCGGCGGTACCGAAAGTTGCATTCTGGCAGTCAAAGCGGCTCGTGACCTTCGCGGTCTTCCACCAGGGCAAGGCTCTCTGGTTCTTCCGACCACAGCTCACGCTGCGTTTCACAAGGCAGCACATCTGCTCGGTCTGGCGCTCGTGTTGGTGCCGGTCGATCCGGAATCCGGCCGCGTCGCCGCTGCGGATATAGAGGAGGCACTTCGCGACGACACCGTACTGATCGTGGCCTCAGCTCCGAGCTATCCGTTTGCTGCCCTCGATCCGATCATCGAGATTGCGGAAGTAGCTCGCATACAATCAATTCCGCTTCACGTTGACGCCTGCATCGGGGGATTGGCGTTGCCGTGGTGGGGTGAACTGCCCGCCTGGGATTTCCGAGTTCCCGGCGTTACGAGTATCTCCGCGGACCTCCATAAGTACGGATACTCACCGAAAGGTGCCTCGGTGATCTTGTACCGCGGACGAGATCTCCACCGCAAGCAGTATTTCGGTCTCACATCGTGGCCGGGCTACCCCGTGGTCAATCCAACGTTGATGGGTTCCAAATCCGTTGCGGCGCTTGCCGGAGCCTGGGCAATTTCCCAGGTTCTCGGGGAGTCGGGATACGCAGAGTTGGTGCAGCAGGCAAAGCGAGCGACGGACTCCCTGGTGGCGGTAGTCGGTACCATCGAAGGGTTGCGCGTCGTCGGAACGCCGGTCGGCCCACTGTTTGCCGTCGCCGCTGACGAATCGGTTTCGGTCGATCGGCGAGTCGATCCGCACCGATGGGTCACAGCTGTCGGCGCTCGAGGCTTTGTGCTGCAAGGACAACCGGCGTCGACGCAACCCGATGGCACGGCGCTTCCTCGAACCACTCACTTGACCATTACACCCGTCACGGAAAGTGTTCTCGATGAGCTGTCGAGTGCGTTGACAGTGGGTGCTGACGAGGTTCGGGGACTGCCTGCAGCGGGTCCGCCCCCGGCCTTGGCAGAGCTTGCAGTGGCATTCGAGCGCGGCGACGTAAGCGTCGACGATGTTCTTGCACTGCCGAGTGAGGCTGTTGCGGCAGCTCTCGCGTCGGCGGGGCTGGATCCGAAGAGCTCGGGGGACTCGCCGCTGGACATGGCGGCGGTCCTTGCCGCCGTCGAAAGCCTGCCGCGAGAGGTGACGACGCGTCTGCTGGTGGAATTCCTGGCGGGGCTCGTAGAACCCTGA
- a CDS encoding DUF1345 domain-containing protein, whose amino-acid sequence MNARSEDLPVVPVPRRALGAGPALRVATGLILGVIAGIVVALVGYARFSFLIGWDVAAMVFTVWTWILVWPFDATLTASHSTREEPARNVAHLLILAAAVASLVGIAFLLLASPDGRRYQLVAASIAVVSVVISWLAVHTLFALGYARLYYSGPDGGIDFNQEEPPRYSDFGYVAYTVGMSFAISDTNLTSSDMRAMALGHALLSYVFGSVIVASVVNLIAGL is encoded by the coding sequence GTGAATGCACGTTCGGAAGATCTACCGGTTGTTCCTGTACCCCGGCGCGCGCTGGGAGCCGGGCCCGCGCTGCGGGTGGCGACGGGATTGATTCTGGGCGTCATTGCCGGGATCGTGGTGGCGTTGGTGGGATATGCGCGCTTTTCGTTCCTGATCGGTTGGGACGTTGCAGCCATGGTCTTCACGGTCTGGACGTGGATTCTGGTCTGGCCCTTCGATGCAACGTTGACGGCAAGCCATTCGACCCGCGAAGAACCTGCTCGCAACGTCGCTCACCTTCTGATCCTCGCTGCGGCGGTGGCCAGCCTCGTCGGAATCGCCTTCCTCCTGCTCGCATCCCCGGATGGTCGTCGGTATCAGTTGGTGGCGGCATCGATTGCCGTTGTCAGCGTGGTTATTTCGTGGCTGGCCGTCCATACACTCTTCGCGCTGGGGTATGCGCGCCTGTATTACAGCGGTCCGGACGGCGGCATCGACTTCAATCAGGAGGAGCCCCCGCGATACAGCGATTTCGGCTATGTCGCGTACACAGTGGGGATGAGCTTCGCGATCTCGGATACGAACTTGACGTCGTCGGACATGCGCGCGATGGCTCTGGGCCACGCACTGTTGTCCTACGTCTTCGGATCGGTGATCGTGGCGTCCGTCGTCAATTTGATTGCCGGACTCTGA